In the Actinomycetota bacterium genome, one interval contains:
- a CDS encoding DUF2469 family protein — MSAEELERKETELELNLYESYGDLVHAYRYIIHTERRMYLANGHDLKVCTNDSGDVYFDLTILDAWVWDLYGQARFVKQARILTFKDVNIEELLGAD; from the coding sequence ATGAGTGCTGAAGAATTAGAGCGTAAAGAAACTGAACTTGAGTTAAACCTTTACGAATCTTATGGCGATTTAGTTCACGCATATCGCTACATAATTCACACCGAGCGCCGAATGTATTTGGCTAATGGCCACGACTTGAAGGTCTGCACCAATGACTCAGGAGATGTTTATTTCGATTTAACGATTCTGGATGCCTGGGTATGGGATTTGTACGGGCAGGCCAGATTTGTGAAACAAGCACGGATTTTGACCTTCAAGGATGTAAATATCGAGGAACTACTAGGCGCTGACTAG